The DNA segment ACACCAAATAGAACAATGGCGCTTTCAGTTGAAATTCTCTCTGTAACCAACGCGTCTCTCCACCATGCAGTTCACAGAGGGTCCCTTCCTGAACGGGATGTATTGGGAGGTGTGGTACAACAACAATAGTCTCCCTGAGAACCACAGTATGATCTACTATGAGAACTTGCTACTGGGGGTGCCCCGCCTCCGCCAGGTCAAAGTTCGCAACGAATCCTGCTCTGTGCACGAGGACCTTAGGGACGAGGTGCAGGACTGCTACAATATGTACACCCCTAGCAACGAGGACAGCGCCCCCTTTGGCCCCATGAACGGAACTGCGTACGTCTACTAAACTACTATGTACTACTGTTAGATGTATAGTTAAATGGTAACGTATAAGAAAACAACCATAGAGCTACAATTGGTTGTAATGCTAGAGACTAAACCAAAGCAATAGTTGCAACATGTGCTCTAGTGTTAACTGAAAGCACATTATGGATGCTGTCCACCAGATAAAAGTATGGCGTATAACATCACTCACTTATAGCCACCAGTGAATACCAGGCCAAACTGTTTCACTGGGGCTCTATGATGAGTCTGACTGTCTGTTTGTCTTTCCACCAGGTGGATGTACACAGAGGAGAACAGCCTGAATGGGAGTAGTTATTGGGGCCAGGTGGCTACCTACGGTGGAGGGGGGTACTACCAGGACCTGGCCCGTTCCAGAGATGAGTCAGCCGGCTTGCTACGCTCCCTAAAACATCAGCTGtggctggacagaggaaccagagCCGTCTTCCTGGACTTCTCTGTCTACAACGGCAACATCAATCTCTTCTGTATCGCCAGGTACAGAGCCCAGAGTTATTACATACGTATTACATGTTACTTAGGACTGTTTCACACTAATTATATCGGTGATACATAGGTTCAATTCAGGCTCTCAACACATTCATGGTTGGGATCAATGACTCCAATGGGAGTTCTCTAGTTACCATCCTCATCCACAATCTGGTGTCATTTTCACCCTAGAGAGGCTGAATACTGAATATCTCTTGTTCATTCAGTTTAACCTGTCTGCTTAACTGCAGGGATAAATACAGTTGAATTGAATGTTTCAGATTAGTGGTGGAGTTCCCCGCTACAGGAGGCGTAGTCACTTCCTGGCAGTTTCAGACTGTGCGTCTGATTCGCTACGTGTCCAGCTGGGACTACTTTGTCGGGGTGTGTGAGGTGGCCTTTTGCCTCTTCATCCTGTACTACGTGGTGGAGGAGGCCCTGGAGATACGCATCCACCGCCTGCGCTACTTCAAGAGCGTGTGGAACTGCCTGGACGTCCTCATCGTTGTGGTACGTAATTCAAGATGGCCGCCCTAGCAGGGAGTAGGAAGGGATGGAGTCTCCCTGAAACACCCAAGTAAAGAAGGGCTCTGTTCCAGTATCCACACTAACATACTACTTAGAATGAGGTAGTGCAATGAACATGCATTCTAAGTGGTAGGCTAGTATAGACATTGGAACAAAGGGAAGAGGTTTGTGATCCAAATATTGTTGTGTTGAGATTCCAAATATCCCCCACTTTTTCCAGTTGAGTGTTTCTGCCATAATCGTCAACATCACCAGAACGTCCGTGGTGAACAATCGTCTCAAAGACCTTCTGGAGAACCACAGCGCCCACCCCAGCTTCGAGCCTCTGGCACACCTCCAGGTTACGTTCAACAACATGGCCGCAGTCATCGTCCTCTTCTCCTGGGTGAAGGTAAGAATGGCTTTATGGTAGATTGACATGCTGAATGTAGCAATTGAGTGGGAATTGACCAGGAGCAGAGCTTGAACCAGACAGTCTGCAGTTGGTTACAGGATGAGAGTACTACTACCTGTGCCGTAAAGGTTCAGACCTGTTGGCAGAAGCCAAAGTATGCTCCCATAAAGGGAGACTATATTAGCATGAttttaatacaaataaaaaaagacagaATTGATATAATGCTATTCAAAGACACTTGAATTCTAACCTGGTTTCTGCTCATCTTCAGCTCTTCAAGTTCATCAACTTCAACAAGACCATGAGCCAGCTGTCCACCACCATGTCTCGCTGTGCCAAGGACCTCATCGGCTTCGCCATCATGTTCTTCATCATCTTCCTGGCCTACGctcagctggcctacctggtgtTTGGCACCCAGGTCAACGACTTCAGTACCTTCCAAGCCTGCATGTAAGTAACATTGGTTTGATTGGAATCAACCCAGGTTCTAAGATTCTCAGTTCTTTAGGTTCTCCATAGACAACCAGGGCTCCCAGATTGATTCGAGTTTTGTTTGGAATTTGACCCATTGGAACTATAATGGTAACGCACCCCTATAGCTTCATCTTAGCCTCTTCATAGCTTCTTCTTCTTGTCTACTTTTCCATGTAGTTTTACCCAGTTCCGCATCATCCTGGGAGACTTTGAGTTCTCAGAGATAGAGGAAGCTAACCCAGTCCTGGGACCCATCTACTTCATCACCTTcgtcttcttcatcttcttcatCCTCATGGTGAGTTTTGATATACTACCATTGATAAATGTGTGGGTATATTGATATACATTTATATTGTACTATTTGATCTACATTATCTCGAGAGATTAAAGGTTGCTCTGACTTGTCTTTTGTCTCCCTGTAGAATATGTTCCTGGCCATCATCAATGACACCTACTCGGAGGTGAAGGCAGACATGTCCCAGCAGAGGTCTGAGATGGAGATGACGGACCTCATTAAAAAGGTACGGACCCAAATGGTATGTGGGGTTATTTGTTCTAGTAGGTGTATGTGATCCCTTAACGTGTCATTGTAGCTGAGTATTTCAAACAACTGCAAGCTGGCTTGTATCATAGCAACTTCATATTTAAGATTCTATGAAGTAAAGACTTCAATTGAAAATGAGACTCAAGTTAATGTAAGTTTACATTACTGTTGAATATTATCAACATGTACTGAATAACTGATAAATGCAGAATGAAAATGGCAACAACATTCACCTCAGAGTGTTGATAGGTGTCCTTGAGTTTGTCTGAGTGTTGTTCCTTTCCCTGCAGGGCTGTAACAAAGCCTTGATGAAGCTGAGACTGAAGAAGACCACTGTGGATGACATCTCAGATAGTCTGCGCCAGGCCGGTGGGAAACTCAACTTCGGCGAGCTCCGCCAGGACCTCAAAGGGTGACCGCTGCAGTGCCTGAAACCGAACTGGGGTTTCACTGACTAATTCATAAACATACACTATTTCATTAATTTATACATACATGCGAAGAAAGACATCAAGACACACGTGACATGTAATAGTACAACtaaatgtgttgttgtttgtgtgtttagAAAGGGCCACACGGATGAGGCGATTGAGGCCATCTTTGCCAAGTATGACCACGGTGGGGACCAGGAGCTGACTGAGCACGAACACCAGCAGATGAGGGACGacctggagaaggagagagtgagtggacgcgcgcgcacacacacacacacacacacacacacacacagggcaacgagctgcacacacacacacacacacacacacacacacacacacacacacgtttgcagATGTTCAGTGTGTCTCTGCACATATGGCCAGGAGGACTTGGATCTGGAGCGCAGCTCGTTGCCCAGACCTACCAGTGGGCGGAGCTTCCCCCGTAGCCATGACGACTCGGAGGAGGATGACGACGAGGACAGTGGTCACAGCTCCCGTCGCCGCGGCAGCAGCTCAGGAGGCGTGCCCTACGAAGAGTTTCAAGTGTAGGTCGAGTTCTATTACCAGCCAAGTTGAAGTATTGGGCTTTTGAAAGGTCCTCTGTGTGTTTCCGACAGAGGATGTACCTGATATTTTAATGTTTTAAATCATGTGTCGTAACTATGGATATAGCATGTTATATAAACGTGTTATTGACATTATTGTTCCGTTCTATTCCAGGCTGGTGCGTCGTGTTGACCGGATGGAGCACTCCATAGGTAGTATAGTGTCTAAGATCGATGCAGTGATTGTGAAGCTGGAGGCCATGGAGAGAGCTAAGCTCAAGAGGAGAGACGTGCTGGGAAAACTGCTGGAGGGGGTGCTGGAGGTGAGACAGAAtgtacatggacacacacaccaaacacttCTTTAACATCTTTCCTTCCCCtctttctgtccatctctctcgaTCCACCATCTCACTtttgtcccctcctctctcagaCTTTTAGACtatttatctggtcaatatgttagtgtattatgtctgtttgtaacagtgtgttatatgtgaaaatgtttaaggactcttggaagattagtccaaatgaggactaaaagaTACTAATAAAATcaaatctctccccctctcccaggATGAGAGGCAGGGTCGGGACATGGACGTCCAGAGAGAGCAGATGGAGCGGCTGGTGAGGGAGGAGCTAGAGCGCTGGGAGTCTGACGACACTGTCTCACAGGTCAGCCATCACCAGCCCACCACTGCCATTGGTCCAGGAGCCCAACCACGCCCCCGCAGCGCccgcccctcctcctccctgtctacTGACGGGGTGGACGCTGGGGGTAATGGGAGTGGCCACGTGTAAAACTCCACCCACCAGAAAGTTACATGGTAACGAGAAAGGGACATTCTAGTATTTTTACAGGTTCTAAGCGCCGAATCCTTGTGATGTGTGCATGCAATTTGAATTTTCTGAAAATTTTCCCATTGACCTCAATGGAAGATTATCGTGGAAGTCCGAGTTACGCAATCAAATTTTAAGTAAGGATTTGGACCTATCGGAGAGCAACCAAAATGGCTAAGGGTAACTTTAAGAGACATTTTAGTGAGGTTCGAGATTGTATTAATTGGTTGTGGCACAATAGGTTGTTGCACAAATGAAGATATCCTTGTGTAAATGTCCTTTCTGGTTGTGTTCTACATTATAAACCAGTACACAGTCCCATCATCATCCctctgtatttgtttgaaatcttTACCTATGATACCACAATGGCAAAGTCACGTGCACAGCACCTCAGCTATCCAAGAGTGTGAGTGAAACCCACCCAATAGACTCATATGGTCTGAAAACAGTCCTACGTACTCCATCTATAAGATGGGTACATGCTTTAAGGCAAGCAAAATATGACCTGATACATTTACAAAGCTTACAGTGCAAGCACAAGTACATGATTGTAGCGTTTAAAATGAAGGCCGAATACAATGAAGAATTAGGGTACATGAAGATGCTGGACACAATGAAGGGTACATGAAGGTTTTGATTATATTGGAGATATTACATGTGATGTAAATGAACTAGCCTCTAAGCTATTTCCATTTTGTTTATATTCTAAGAATACACGGCCTATCATTGCTTTTCCTGTGCGGGTACGTAGCTCAAGGGCTTTTGGTTTTGATTACACCGTATACGCACGCACATCTTCATATTCCACAGGAAAAGAATTGGCTCATCGATCGTTCATTTGCTGCTTTCCTTTTTGTCATTTTAATATAGTTACAAGTGTGGCTCATCCTGTCATAATTACTCATCTATATCACTTTGTAATGACTTACAAAACACCCTTTATAAACGTATAATATGACACATATTGTAACTTGAAACAAACTTAGATTCGGAGTGCATCTAGGGTCATGTGATCCTCGTGTGTATTATTATGTACGCTGCCTTGCAGTATTTTGTAGTGTTAttattttgtactttttttgtggttacatactgtatatcaaaGGTGTGAAAAATAAAGTGTATTGTGATGCTAAAACGATGAAGTGGTGTGTGTTAAAAAATCGTCAATTTAATCCGGGTCGTTTGATACGTTTTGAACACACCGATAGTGACTCTAAACCTTGAATATAAGGTGTCAGTAATGGACCTGTCGTGTACATTGAACCGGTTTGATTGGAGTTGATATATGTTGGgggattaagtgagattaaatAGGATTATACCCTCTATTGACCTAAATGCCTGTTCTGGAGACGAGACGCCTGCTCTGTCACCAAAAAGGTCTCTCTGTTACTAAAAGGTCTCACAAAGGTGACCATTTAGGCCTCTGTATGTGTTCTAGGAGTCAGGCATTTATTGCATATGGTCCATTGGAACCACGCTGTCAACTGTTGGTATCATTGATTTTGGCTTTACATTGTTGGTAGGTACATAATTACCACACGCAAAGTTACATGAAAATGTTTATAAAAGCATTGTTTCCAAAAACTAGTATAGATAAAAAGGTAATAAACACAATAGAAACAAACACTTCAATGattacacacaaaaaaagcaCTAATAAAAGTCATTCATAATTTTTTACATATAAACATAATTCAACATCATAATTTTTCAAATAAATGAGTTCAGTTCCTCTATAAATAGAAACGATGAACTAAATTCCAAGGCATAGTCTCGTACTAGACTGGAACAAATACTACTAAATGAACACAGCAGTCAACATGAGAACAATGGCTACTGGAGGGCAAAGATTCCACATTAATATTCATGTGGTGAAAATGTACATTCATGCATAGATATTGAACGTTAAAGTGGCAGTTCAGCCAAATTTCTCATTTACAGTGCTAGTGTAGCTAGTTAAGCAAAGCCAAAGCGTGGATTGCAGTCTCCACTTGTCCAGGAAATGAATATGTGAATATGTAATTTGGCTGAACTACCCATTTAACCTGTCTCAGTGCAAACCATAGGCACACTGCTTCATGTTATAAGATATGTATGGAGAGAGAAACTACTGGCAGTTTGTCATTGATATAACCACAGAGGAGTGAATTGTAAGGCAAAGTAAGACACTTCTTATGTGAACTTCTTAATAAACCGCAGCTTCAGATAGGCGATGACCAGGAAAATTAGTGTCATTATCGCCAAGGCAACGTGGTTTTCCCATAGGCGCCATGTAGTGTATTCTATTCCTAGGTAGTCCAGGTATTGTTCCCCTGTGCACCTGGAAtgagatggagagaagaccaaaCGTTCACCACTGTGTATCTATGGGATCCCGTGGGCAGGCAAGGCTGGGTCACGTTAAATAGCAAGAAAGTGTTTTGAAACGGACTGAAACCTGAACCTGAACTAATATGAGTTTTCAGCTGAAAATTTTATTCCGTCGTAGGATAATTATTGCGTTTATTctctaatatatatttttaaattgtaTCAAATAATTCAACCTTCGCTGCTATTGATACCCAGTAACGATGCCTTATTGAAATAAGCCATTCTCTAATGTACGGTAGGGGATCTAGCTAACACACAACCGCTGCTCCATCTACAATGACTTCCTCAGTAGATGGTGCTAGAGGTACTCCAGTGACCATAGGCACTGCACTTAATGACAGCATGTATGTAGCCTACTGGTAATACTAGTTATATACCCTATAAACCGTATTTAAGTCAGTCAACATctatcacagtgtgtgtgtgttacgttaCTCACGTTATCCCGAGAGCGTGAGTAGTGTTCATACTACAGTTGGTCATCATGCCAGAGCCAGGAGACACGGTGGTGTGAATGGCAGGGTCCTCACAGAACTTCAGCCCCACAAACTCGTTGATCTCCAGGGCCTAGTCATTAAGAAACGTTACAATACTTAGTAATACAGTTTTGTTATAGTATATAAtttcatactgtatatattaataTTTAAAACAATTCTATATGTAATGAATAGCGCTATAAAAGTTGAATAAATGATTCTAATTAATACAGTATGGCAACATTTCACTAGATCAATTAAGAGGTTGTGGCTGACTGAGGTTCTTACTGTTAGACCGTAGCGAGGGATACTGAGGTACTTACTGTTAGACCGTAGCGAGAGATACTGAGGTACTTACTGTTAGACTGTAGCGAGGGATACTGAGGTACTTACTGTTAGACCGTAGCGAGGGATACTGAGGTACTTACTGTTAGACCGTAGCGAGGGATACTGAGGTACTTACTGTTAGACCGTAGCGAGGGATACTGAGGTACTTACTGTTAGACCGTAGCGAGGGATACTGAGGTACTTACTGTTAGACCGTAGCGAGGGATACTGAGGTACTTCAACCAGGCCAGCCAGTTCATGATACTGGGCAGGTTCACCAGCAGACCTGAGAAGATCTGACAACACATCAATAAATATTAATTCACCAATGGGGATCCCCCCTAAATTGCAATTTGACCAGGAAATTGCCATTTTACAAGACAGACCTGGTAAGATGGAAGGAGCCCAACAAGCAGAACAAGATACAATAATGTTATCGCCCCAAGGATCCAAcacagccacagagagagagttgatcggcaggtagcctagcagttagagaggCGAGCCAGCAACCGGAGCGTTAAAGAGGCAAACCCGCAACCAGAGGGTTGCCAGTTCGGATCCCGGGTCTGACATGAAGCAATCTGTCGGGAAGAGAGCTGGCAACCGGAGGGTTGCTGTATAAAATCCTAGATGCTGTTGCCTGCCgttttgcccttgagcaaggcacttaaccccccacaacaacagctccccgggcgcccagtgtggcagccccccGCATATCTACAAAACCTGCCGTGTATGCATATGGGTCTTTCAGAGGGGTGAGGTTAAAAGTCACATTTCGGTTGGACCTcgtgtgcaattgaccaataaagtgatcttaatCTGATTTTAGTCTTAACACCACAGAACCTATCTAAAGAtcaaacagaaagacagacaataACACCACAGATCCTATCTAAAGAtcaaacagaaagacagacaataACACCACAGATCCTATCTAAAGAtcaaacagaaagacagacaataACACCACAAATCCTATCTAAAGAtcaaacagaaagacagacaataACACCACAGATCCTACATCACTTTAATCCGAGGCTAGAAAAGATGACGGCCATTCCCCACTGTAATATCCATGTGTAACCTTGGTATGCAACGCTAGCTTATATTTATGTCTATACATAACTAGCAAATAATACTAGTGGGACAGCGCTGAACTTGAACCATAACTGGCATTGCAATACAACTCAGGTGCACCCTGCGCGTCCCTGAGTACCCCCCCGCACGCATGTGGCCACCGCATTGCACCCTTGTCCCTACACTCACCATCATGAAGACGAAGCTGATGGTCATGAAGATGTTGGCCATTGCCACCACACTCTGGTCGGCAGAGATGGCCATGGTCATGGCGGTGGCTGTGTAGGCCACCAGGGTCACGGTGAACATGAAGATGAAGAAGGCTTCCGGAGTGGTTTTGAAACCTGCAGGAGAGACACACACTTGAATGTTAAGATCATTTCAGAGTCTGGTTTTGAGTGGTAGGGTACATGCCCCTCTGCAAAGAGGGTTTGAGAGCTGTTTTGACCTTTCTTGACCTTTTACTGTCTGTGCCATTCCCGtctcaaatctaattgtatttgtcacgtacacAGTTTATACAGCAGGTATAAAGGTTGCAGGGAAATGCTTGTGTGCTAACTACCTCAACATCTACTCTATGTCCCTctctactttccttccatcttgACAATTCAAATTTAATCTTCATAAATGCAAATGTCTCATTCCCATGTTGTGCATCCAACCCACCTATCATGAAGTAGGCCACGCAGCTGAAGATGATGGCGGGGATGGTGCGCAGGGTGATGATGTCAGACAGGATCTTGGACAGGAAGTAGACTGAGACTCTGTAATACCCGCTGATGTACTCATGGCTGTTGGGGACAACAAAGACAAGAAGTCTACATTAACTCATACTGAGTGGTTTATTTTCTAACTTCCTTGGCTAGGGCCATTTGGAACTAATGCTTGCCGGGGTATTTCATACTGAAAATGCTCATTTACAGAATAATTAGAAGTACAAAGTTCAAACAGTGAACCTAATGTAGCTGTAAACGAATGCTTGTTGGTCCATTTCATACTGATAAGTATTTAGGCAGAGACAGTGTCTTcataatcatatatatatatatatataatagagAGATTGAGATTTGTTgttttataatacattttttcttcatttttcctCCACTccagatgtcacgtcctgaccagtaaaggggtcatttgtaattgtagtatggtcagggcgtggcagggggtgtttgttttgtgtgtttttttttttttttggttctaggggattttggttctagttttctatttctatgtttctttttctatgtgtggtgaggtatggcttccaatcagaggcaggtgtctttcgttgtctctgattggaagccatacttaggcaacctgtttttcctgtgtttttgtgggtggttattttctgtatagcctgtgtgacttatggaactgtttcgtcgtttgtttattttgtttgagtgttctctctaaataaagaaggaagatgagcactatacccgctgcgccttggtctgtcccttacgatgCTTATGACACCAGATCCAACCTTATACATACGAACAACaacttacagacacacacaatgactacatctcatCTGG comes from the Salmo trutta chromosome 4, fSalTru1.1, whole genome shotgun sequence genome and includes:
- the LOC115191757 gene encoding polycystin-2 isoform X2, translating into MSSTRVRSQQPQQNQAGRSATGAAGASLPHRLDTSEGIEMENIQHQDLGLGGAIGTPSPPSRQAWSRDNPGFEPEDEMMGADWPPASPGRRSVSTGSSSSCSSGLGSYTAGGSSTRIHRGLYPTPTVDALQQDRHDIKSCGKRILEKIRILWGTQLMEDSDSSRERYLRNVLREMVTYVIFLITLCILTYGMVGSNMYYYTKVMSQLFLDTPLSPGDTATFRSLSTMSEFWKFTEGPFLNGMYWEVWYNNNSLPENHSMIYYENLLLGVPRLRQVKVRNESCSVHEDLRDEVQDCYNMYTPSNEDSAPFGPMNGTAWMYTEENSLNGSSYWGQVATYGGGGYYQDLARSRDESAGLLRSLKHQLWLDRGTRAVFLDFSVYNGNINLFCIARLVVEFPATGGVVTSWQFQTVRLIRYVSSWDYFVGVCEVAFCLFILYYVVEEALEIRIHRLRYFKSVWNCLDVLIVVLSVSAIIVNITRTSVVNNRLKDLLENHSAHPSFEPLAHLQVTFNNMAAVIVLFSWVKLFKFINFNKTMSQLSTTMSRCAKDLIGFAIMFFIIFLAYAQLAYLVFGTQVNDFSTFQACIFTQFRIILGDFEFSEIEEANPVLGPIYFITFVFFIFFILMNMFLAIINDTYSEVKADMSQQRSEMEMTDLIKKGCNKALMKLRLKKTTVDDISDSLRQAGGKLNFGELRQDLKGKGHTDEAIEAIFAKYDHGGDQELTEHEHQQMRDDLEKERDLDLERSSLPRPTSGRSFPRSHDDSEEDDDEDSGHSSRRRGSSSGGVPYEEFQVLVRRVDRMEHSIGSIVSKIDAVIVKLEAMERAKLKRRDVLGKLLEGVLEDERQGRDMDVQREQMERLVREELERWESDDTVSQVSHHQPTTAIGPGAQPRPRSARPSSSLSTDGVDAGGNGSGHV
- the LOC115191757 gene encoding polycystin-2 isoform X1 — translated: MSSTRVRSQQPQQNQAGRSATGAAGASLPHRLDTSEGIEMENIQHQDLGLGGAIGTPSPPSRQAWSRDNPGFEPEDEMMGADWPPASPGRRSVSTGSSSSCSSGLGSYTAGGSSTRIHRGLYPTPTVDALQQDRHDIKSCGKRILEKIRILWGTQLMEDSDSSRERYLRNVLREMVTYVIFLITLCILTYGMVGSNMYYYTKVMSQLFLDTPLSPGDTATFRSLSTMSEFWKFTEGPFLNGMYWEVWYNNNSLPENHSMIYYENLLLGVPRLRQVKVRNESCSVHEDLRDEVQDCYNMYTPSNEDSAPFGPMNGTAWMYTEENSLNGSSYWGQVATYGGGGYYQDLARSRDESAGLLRSLKHQLWLDRGTRAVFLDFSVYNGNINLFCIARLVVEFPATGGVVTSWQFQTVRLIRYVSSWDYFVGVCEVAFCLFILYYVVEEALEIRIHRLRYFKSVWNCLDVLIVVLSVSAIIVNITRTSVVNNRLKDLLENHSAHPSFEPLAHLQVTFNNMAAVIVLFSWVKLFKFINFNKTMSQLSTTMSRCAKDLIGFAIMFFIIFLAYAQLAYLVFGTQVNDFSTFQACIFTQFRIILGDFEFSEIEEANPVLGPIYFITFVFFIFFILMNMFLAIINDTYSEVKADMSQQRSEMEMTDLIKKGCNKALMKLRLKKTTVDDISDSLRQAGGKLNFGELRQDLKGKGHTDEAIEAIFAKYDHGGDQELTEHEHQQMRDDLEKEREDLDLERSSLPRPTSGRSFPRSHDDSEEDDDEDSGHSSRRRGSSSGGVPYEEFQVLVRRVDRMEHSIGSIVSKIDAVIVKLEAMERAKLKRRDVLGKLLEGVLEDERQGRDMDVQREQMERLVREELERWESDDTVSQVSHHQPTTAIGPGAQPRPRSARPSSSLSTDGVDAGGNGSGHV